From Nocardioides sp. HDW12B, the proteins below share one genomic window:
- a CDS encoding thioesterase family protein translates to MTRHLYRCPLRWADMDQLGHVNNVTYVDYLQEARVDMLRLHAPVSGGEELAEGVVVVKHEVDYRVPLVYREEPVSIETWVTKVGAASFTMAYEIFDEDEHGERTVYVQARSQLAPYVFSTESPRRITATERDVLAQLSDDDEGPRPRTGRLARDSGEARRHRYDCHVRFSDVDLYRHVNNVTYFEYVQEARIAMMSSLVEGGIARWSLVVGAIDVEYARPILLRPDPYPIDSWVESVGRSSFVVASEISDGENVLSRARAVMVTFDPETGHSVPLSDSEQAALSARP, encoded by the coding sequence GTGACTCGTCACCTCTACCGCTGTCCTCTGCGCTGGGCCGACATGGACCAGCTCGGCCACGTCAACAACGTCACGTACGTCGACTACCTCCAGGAGGCGCGCGTCGACATGCTGCGGCTGCACGCCCCGGTGTCGGGCGGCGAGGAGCTGGCCGAGGGCGTGGTGGTCGTCAAGCACGAGGTCGACTACCGGGTGCCGCTGGTCTACCGCGAGGAGCCGGTCTCCATCGAGACGTGGGTGACCAAGGTCGGCGCGGCCTCGTTCACCATGGCCTACGAGATCTTCGACGAGGACGAGCACGGCGAGCGCACGGTCTACGTGCAGGCGCGGTCGCAGCTGGCGCCGTACGTCTTCTCGACGGAGTCGCCGCGCCGCATCACCGCCACCGAGCGCGACGTCCTGGCCCAGCTGAGCGACGACGACGAGGGACCCCGGCCGCGCACCGGCCGCCTGGCGCGCGACTCCGGCGAGGCGCGGCGCCACCGCTACGACTGCCACGTCCGCTTCTCCGACGTCGACCTCTACCGCCACGTCAACAACGTGACGTACTTCGAGTACGTCCAGGAGGCGCGCATCGCGATGATGAGCAGCCTCGTCGAGGGCGGCATCGCCCGGTGGAGCCTGGTGGTGGGCGCGATCGACGTGGAGTACGCCCGGCCGATCCTGCTGCGCCCGGACCCCTACCCGATCGACTCGTGGGTCGAGAGCGTCGGCCGCTCGTCCTTCGTGGTCGCCTCGGAGATCTCCGACGGCGAGAACGTGCTGTCGCGGGCGCGCGCCGTCATGGTGACCTTCGACCCCGAGACCGGGCACTCGGTGCCGTTGAGCGACTCCGAGCAGGCCGCCCTCAGCGCTCGGCCCTGA
- a CDS encoding methyltransferase domain-containing protein, whose amino-acid sequence MRGVTIPATVVVTPPPQRPVRAFARWVAQSTPPGADVLNIGGGCNRSGALPGVRRRAGRVVSVDPSARVDLDTVADERHRMTLEQFAPDHPESFDVAFAVYVLEHVADPAAFAEAAARVLRPGGCLLALTLNRWHYFGLTTWATSRLGVDEWLLRRVRDPEVVQEYHVPTEYRMNSIGSVAHRLEDAGFSRVELRMWDLPRLYEPYLPPPLKGVATAWNRAAYTLDHPALMGHLMLRAER is encoded by the coding sequence GTGCGCGGCGTCACCATCCCGGCGACGGTCGTCGTGACACCGCCGCCGCAACGACCCGTGCGCGCGTTCGCCCGGTGGGTCGCGCAGTCGACCCCGCCCGGGGCCGACGTGCTCAACATCGGTGGCGGCTGCAACCGGTCGGGCGCCCTGCCCGGCGTACGACGACGCGCGGGGCGTGTCGTGAGCGTCGACCCCAGCGCACGGGTGGACCTCGACACCGTCGCCGACGAGCGTCACCGGATGACGCTGGAGCAGTTCGCGCCCGACCACCCCGAGAGCTTCGACGTCGCGTTCGCCGTCTACGTGCTCGAGCACGTCGCGGACCCTGCCGCGTTCGCCGAGGCCGCCGCACGGGTGCTGCGCCCCGGCGGCTGCCTGCTGGCGCTGACGCTCAACCGGTGGCACTACTTCGGCCTCACCACCTGGGCCACCTCACGGCTCGGCGTCGACGAGTGGCTGCTGCGGCGCGTCCGTGACCCCGAGGTGGTGCAGGAGTACCACGTGCCCACGGAGTACCGGATGAACAGCATCGGCTCGGTCGCGCACCGGCTCGAGGACGCCGGCTTCTCCCGCGTCGAGCTGCGGATGTGGGACCTGCCGCGGCTCTACGAGCCCTACCTGCCTCCCCCGCTCAAGGGCGTGGCGACCGCCTGGAACCGCGCCGCCTACACCCTCGACCACCCCGCGCTCATGGGGCACCTGATGCTCAGGGCCGAGCGCTGA
- a CDS encoding globin has translation MTETLPPTEQSFFDEIGGMPTIEKIVARFYEGVATDPVLGPMYPAEDLADGSAERRLRLFLAQYWGGPTTYSQERGHPRLRMRHAPFTVNREAQAHWLEHFRVGLDEAHLTPDQDAKFWGYVTYAAEFMLNTED, from the coding sequence GTGACCGAGACCCTCCCCCCGACCGAGCAGTCGTTCTTCGACGAGATCGGCGGCATGCCCACCATCGAGAAGATCGTGGCGCGCTTCTACGAGGGCGTGGCCACCGACCCGGTGCTGGGACCGATGTACCCCGCGGAGGACCTCGCCGACGGCTCCGCGGAGCGCCGTCTGCGCCTCTTCCTGGCGCAGTACTGGGGCGGCCCCACGACGTACTCCCAGGAGCGGGGGCACCCGCGGCTGCGGATGCGGCACGCTCCCTTCACGGTCAACCGCGAGGCGCAGGCGCACTGGCTCGAGCACTTCCGTGTCGGGCTCGACGAGGCGCACCTGACGCCCGACCAGGACGCCAAGTTCTGGGGCTACGTCACCTACGCCGCGGAGTTCATGCTCAACACCGAGGACTAG
- the ettA gene encoding energy-dependent translational throttle protein EttA: MAEYVYTLRNVRKAHGDKVVLDNVTLSFLHGAKIGVVGPNGTGKSSLLKIMAGLDHANNGDAMLDPGATVGMLQQEPPLSEGRTVLQNIEEAVGDIKGKLDRFNAISEEMGSPDADFDTLLAEMGDLQTDLDHANAWDLDSRLDQAMDALRCPPPEVLVDHLSGGERRRVALCKLLLQQPDLLLLDEPTNHLDAESVQWLEGHLASYPGAVLAVTHDRYFLDNVASWILELDRGKAHPYEGNYTTYLETKQSRLKVEGAKDAKRAKMLERELEWVRSNAKARQTKSKSRLARYEEMAAEADRMRKIDTSEINIPAGPRLGDVVLEAHDLEKGFEGRTLMHDVTFTLPKAGIVGVIGPNGVGKTTLFRMITGEEKPDGGELKVGQTVKISYVDQSRGGIDPNKNVWEVVSDGLDFIKVANFEMNSRAYVASFGFKGPDQQKKAGVLSGGERNRLNLALTLKMGGNMLLLDEPTNDLDVETLQSLEDALLEFPGCAVITSHDRWFLDRTATHILAWEGTDEDSAKWFWFEGNFAAYEANKIERLGAEAARPHRVTHRRLTRD; encoded by the coding sequence ATGGCTGAATACGTCTACACGCTGCGCAACGTGCGCAAGGCCCATGGTGACAAGGTCGTCCTCGACAACGTCACCCTCTCCTTCCTCCACGGCGCCAAGATCGGTGTCGTCGGCCCGAACGGCACCGGCAAGTCCTCGCTGCTGAAGATCATGGCGGGGCTCGACCACGCCAACAACGGCGACGCGATGCTCGACCCCGGCGCGACCGTCGGCATGCTCCAGCAGGAGCCCCCGCTCAGCGAGGGCCGCACGGTGCTGCAGAACATCGAGGAGGCCGTCGGCGACATCAAGGGCAAGCTCGACCGCTTCAACGCCATCTCCGAGGAGATGGGCAGCCCGGACGCCGACTTCGACACGCTGCTCGCCGAGATGGGCGACCTGCAGACCGACCTGGACCACGCCAACGCGTGGGACCTCGACAGCCGGCTCGACCAGGCCATGGACGCGCTGCGCTGCCCGCCGCCGGAGGTGCTCGTCGACCACCTCTCCGGTGGTGAGCGCCGCCGCGTCGCGCTGTGCAAGCTGCTGCTGCAGCAGCCCGACCTGCTGCTGCTCGACGAGCCCACCAACCACCTCGACGCCGAGTCGGTGCAGTGGCTCGAGGGTCACCTGGCGTCGTACCCGGGTGCCGTGCTGGCCGTGACCCACGACCGGTACTTCCTCGACAACGTCGCGAGCTGGATCCTCGAGCTCGACCGGGGCAAGGCCCACCCCTACGAGGGCAACTACACGACGTACCTCGAGACGAAGCAGAGCCGCCTCAAGGTCGAGGGCGCCAAGGACGCGAAGCGCGCCAAGATGCTCGAGCGCGAGCTCGAGTGGGTGCGCTCGAACGCCAAGGCGCGGCAGACGAAGAGCAAGTCGCGTCTCGCGCGCTACGAGGAGATGGCGGCCGAGGCCGACCGCATGCGCAAGATCGACACCTCGGAGATCAACATCCCGGCCGGTCCCCGCCTCGGCGACGTGGTGCTCGAGGCGCACGACCTCGAGAAGGGCTTCGAGGGTCGCACCCTCATGCACGACGTCACCTTCACGCTGCCGAAGGCCGGCATCGTCGGTGTCATCGGCCCCAACGGCGTTGGCAAGACGACGTTGTTCCGGATGATCACCGGCGAGGAGAAGCCCGACGGTGGCGAGCTGAAGGTCGGCCAGACGGTCAAGATCTCGTACGTCGACCAGAGCCGCGGCGGCATCGATCCCAACAAGAACGTCTGGGAGGTCGTCTCCGACGGCCTGGACTTCATCAAGGTCGCGAACTTCGAGATGAACTCCCGCGCCTACGTCGCCTCCTTCGGCTTCAAGGGCCCGGACCAGCAGAAGAAGGCCGGCGTGCTCTCCGGCGGTGAGCGCAACCGTCTCAACCTGGCGCTGACGCTGAAGATGGGCGGCAACATGCTGCTCCTCGACGAGCCCACCAACGACCTGGACGTCGAGACCCTGCAGTCGCTCGAGGACGCGCTGCTGGAGTTCCCCGGCTGCGCGGTCATCACCTCCCACGACCGGTGGTTCCTCGACCGCACCGCGACCCACATCCTCGCCTGGGAGGGCACCGACGAGGACAGTGCGAAGTGGTTCTGGTTCGAGGGCAACTTCGCCGCCTACGAGGCCAACAAGATCGAGCGCCTCGGCGCCGAGGCCGCCCGCCCCCACCGCGTGACCCACCGCCGCCTCACCCGCGACTGA
- a CDS encoding type IV toxin-antitoxin system AbiEi family antitoxin domain-containing protein codes for MRLDLTDTSSSEPTILLRREALAAGVDDRALRRAVRAGELVRVRHGAYIAADDWGRADGRERHLITARALHRTHGDRVAFSHHTAACLHGLDLWDVDLRRLHVTRADDKHGRRANDVVHHQGLVEPNELTWVRGLPVVPVSRAALESASLVSLEQGLVTLDSALRNDLCDKEALAHRYAAVGGWPHSLGLQLAVTLADGRHESAGETRTGHLLWRSGLPAPVPQLEILLDGRVIARVDFAWPEHGVVLEFDGRKKYLKYLRPGESVTDAVLREKKREDLIREVTGWIVIRVVWADLADPRRLVARIERAMRRAAA; via the coding sequence ATGCGACTCGACCTCACCGACACCTCGTCCTCCGAGCCCACGATCCTCCTGCGCCGCGAGGCGCTCGCCGCGGGCGTCGACGACCGCGCCCTGCGTCGAGCCGTGCGGGCCGGGGAGCTCGTGAGGGTGCGTCACGGTGCCTACATCGCCGCCGACGACTGGGGACGTGCGGACGGGCGCGAGCGCCACCTCATCACCGCGCGCGCCCTGCACCGCACTCACGGCGATCGCGTCGCGTTCAGCCACCACACGGCAGCGTGCCTGCACGGGTTGGACCTGTGGGACGTCGACCTCCGCAGGCTGCACGTCACCCGAGCGGACGACAAGCACGGGCGTCGAGCGAACGACGTGGTGCACCACCAGGGGCTCGTCGAGCCCAACGAGCTGACCTGGGTCCGCGGACTGCCGGTCGTCCCCGTCTCCCGCGCCGCGCTGGAGTCGGCATCGCTGGTGTCCCTCGAGCAGGGCCTCGTCACGCTCGACTCGGCCCTGCGGAACGACCTGTGCGACAAGGAGGCGCTGGCGCACCGGTACGCCGCGGTCGGAGGGTGGCCGCACAGCCTCGGGCTGCAGCTCGCGGTCACCCTGGCGGACGGGCGTCACGAATCGGCGGGGGAGACCCGCACCGGTCACCTGCTGTGGCGCTCCGGACTGCCTGCGCCGGTGCCGCAGCTCGAGATCCTGCTGGACGGCAGGGTCATCGCGCGCGTCGACTTCGCCTGGCCTGAGCACGGTGTGGTCCTCGAGTTCGACGGTCGCAAGAAGTACCTGAAGTACCTCCGCCCCGGGGAGAGCGTGACCGATGCGGTGCTGCGCGAGAAGAAGCGGGAGGACCTGATCCGCGAGGTGACCGGGTGGATCGTCATCCGCGTCGTCTGGGCCGACCTCGCGGACCCCCGCCGGCTCGTCGCCCGGATCGAGCGGGCGATGCGGCGCGCCGCGGCCTGA
- a CDS encoding single-stranded DNA-binding protein: protein MQDTYVTFQGWVGSEVRHRVVKETSVASFRVGVTPRLRREGDWVDGETGWYTVTVWRTLADHVRQSIRKGDPVIVSGKLRTETWTPEEGSPSTTMIVDATLVGHDLNRGCSHWWRGDRPQELGGDGSREGGRADGETPGEGAEATDAGGAERAA, encoded by the coding sequence ATGCAGGACACGTACGTGACCTTCCAGGGCTGGGTGGGCAGCGAGGTCCGCCACCGGGTGGTCAAGGAGACCTCGGTGGCCAGCTTCCGCGTCGGGGTCACCCCGCGGCTGCGGCGCGAGGGGGACTGGGTGGACGGCGAGACCGGGTGGTACACCGTGACGGTCTGGCGCACGCTCGCCGACCACGTGCGCCAGTCGATCCGCAAGGGCGACCCGGTCATCGTCAGCGGCAAGCTGCGCACCGAGACCTGGACGCCCGAGGAGGGCTCGCCGAGCACCACGATGATCGTCGACGCCACGCTGGTGGGTCACGACCTCAACCGTGGCTGCAGCCACTGGTGGCGCGGCGACCGGCCGCAGGAGCTCGGCGGCGACGGCTCGCGCGAGGGCGGTCGCGCCGACGGCGAGACCCCGGGCGAGGGGGCGGAAGCGACCGACGCCGGGGGCGCGGAGCGGGCCGCCTGA
- a CDS encoding acetyl-CoA C-acetyltransferase translates to MPEAVIVATARSPIGRANKGSLKDMRPDDLTAQMVRAALDKVPALSTDDIDDLLLGCGLPGGESGNNLGRIVAVLLGMDNVPGATITRYCSSSVQTTRMAFHAIKAGEGDVFISAGVETVSRFAKGTSDHWPDTHNPLFADAEARTKTYAEGGQDWHDPREDGLLPDAYIAMGQTAENVARMKGLSRQELDEFGVRSQNLAEKAINDGFWAKDITPVTLPDGSVASTDDGPRAGVTYDAVSQLQPVFRPDGVVTAGNCCALNDGAAAVVVMSDTKAAELGLTPLARIVSTGLTGLSPEIMGLGPVEASKQALERAGMSVGDIDLVEINEAFAAQVVPSYQDLGIDLDRLNVNGGAIAVGHPFGMTGARLQSTMINSLQHHDKQTGLITMCVGGGQGMALVLERLS, encoded by the coding sequence ATGCCCGAGGCCGTCATCGTCGCCACCGCCCGCTCCCCCATCGGACGGGCCAACAAGGGGTCGCTGAAGGACATGCGCCCCGACGACCTGACCGCCCAGATGGTCCGGGCCGCGCTGGACAAGGTGCCCGCGCTGTCGACCGACGACATCGACGACCTGCTGCTCGGCTGCGGCCTGCCCGGCGGCGAGTCCGGCAACAACCTGGGCCGCATCGTCGCGGTGCTGCTCGGGATGGACAACGTGCCCGGTGCCACGATCACGCGCTACTGCTCGTCGTCGGTGCAGACCACGCGGATGGCCTTCCACGCCATCAAGGCCGGCGAGGGCGACGTCTTCATCAGCGCCGGTGTCGAGACCGTGTCCCGCTTCGCGAAGGGCACCTCGGACCACTGGCCCGACACGCACAACCCGCTGTTCGCCGACGCCGAGGCGCGCACGAAGACGTACGCCGAGGGCGGCCAGGACTGGCACGACCCGCGCGAGGACGGGCTGCTGCCCGACGCCTACATCGCGATGGGGCAGACCGCGGAGAACGTCGCCCGCATGAAGGGCCTCTCGCGCCAGGAGCTCGACGAGTTCGGCGTCCGGTCGCAGAACCTGGCCGAGAAGGCGATCAACGACGGCTTCTGGGCCAAGGACATCACCCCGGTGACGCTGCCCGACGGCTCGGTCGCCTCCACCGACGACGGTCCGCGCGCGGGCGTCACGTACGACGCGGTCTCGCAGCTGCAGCCGGTCTTCCGCCCCGACGGTGTCGTGACCGCCGGCAACTGCTGCGCGCTCAACGACGGCGCCGCCGCGGTCGTCGTCATGAGCGACACCAAGGCCGCCGAGCTGGGGCTCACCCCGCTGGCGCGCATCGTGTCGACCGGCCTGACCGGGCTGTCGCCCGAGATCATGGGGCTCGGCCCGGTCGAGGCGTCGAAGCAGGCGCTGGAGCGCGCCGGGATGTCGGTCGGCGACATCGACCTCGTCGAGATCAACGAGGCGTTCGCGGCCCAGGTCGTGCCGTCCTACCAGGACCTCGGCATCGACCTCGACCGGCTCAACGTCAACGGCGGCGCCATCGCCGTGGGACACCCCTTCGGCATGACCGGCGCCCGCCTGCAGTCGACGATGATCAACTCCCTGCAGCACCACGACAAGCAGACCGGCCTCATCACCATGTGCGTCGGTGGCGGCCAAGGCATGGCGCTAGTCCTCGAGCGCCTCAGCTGA